The Gloeobacter morelensis MG652769 genome contains the following window.
CTGGGCTTTGCGCTGCTCGACCGCCTGCTGGTGGCGCAACTCCTCGACCTGGGCGTTCGGGCGCGGCTCGTAACCATCGCCCTTTTGCTTGAAGTAGAGCCGGTCTTCGCTCAGTAGACAGTGGGCCGCGTAGCAAGCGGCGGGAGCGGCGGTGTCAAACAGCAGCTGGGCGAGATCCTCGGGGCTTACCAGCGCGTGGCTCTCGCGAAAAAGCTCCCAGGCCACCTCCAGATCCGCCTGGTCCAGGTAATTTTGCACCTGCGCCTCAAAAGCCGGCAGTTCGCTGGTCCGGTAAGGGCCACCGGCCACCTGATAAGTGATCTGCCGGGGATGCACGGTCTGGGTGTTGCCCGTCTGGGTCTGGAGGTTGAGATTTTTCTTGCCGTCCGGGCCGCTGATCACTCCCAAGCGGCGGCCTCCTTGCAGGCGAAATTCCACCAGAGTCCCTCTTTCCACAAACATCCAGCCAGTGCGCAGTACCTGCCTACTTTATCCGCAGGCCCGCGCCGCTCGGAAGCGATTGACGCAATTCTCTGCAATGGCGCAAGTCCGCAGGTAGAAGTTTTTATCGGTACCGACAGGCCGTCGAGCCCAAAGCGAACGTATCTATCAAAAGCCAACGCCGCCTTCAGCACCCGCTTTCGGAGACCTGGGCCCCCGGACAGGCAAGCCGCATCAGCCAGTCGATGTAGCGCATGGCGTGGGCTTGGGCCAGTTCGGGGGTTGCAAAACAGAGCAGCGGCTCGCCGAAGGGTTGGCCCTGCGGATCGAGCAGGTCGGCCACATAGCCGCGCATCAGCCAGCGCGTCGAGATGCGCCAGCTGCGGTAGGTCCGCTGCGTGCAAAGATGGGCGTCGCTTTTTTGAAAGCGGTGCTCGCGCCTGTGGGCTTCGCGCTGAAAAAGGCGGCAGCGCAACGCTGCAAGCCGGGTTGAATGTTTGCGGAGCGAAGAGCGCGGATCTTCGCATTTTGCGCGCCTAGACAGGGTGATCGTACTGGAGGGGTGGCTGTTGGGCATCGTGCAACCGCGGAATGACGGCAACAACACATGGGAGCGAATACTCGGGGGAAAGGCGGATAGGCTATGGGTCGGTTATAGCAAGTTCCCCGAAAAACGCAGGTAATCCAGTGTACAAAATTTACATTGCCGACTGGTGCAACCCCGGTTGAAGTTCACCTTTTTGTGGGTAAAAAGTCGGTATGACTGCAAATCTCCAGACAGTGCTTTACCGTCCAGCCTTGGAATATATAGAGACTTTTCTGTGGCGATGCCGCTCAGGCGCGGTGATAAACCTCGGCGGCGGCTCGGTGCAGTAGGGCGTGCCGCGCCACCAGCGCGTCGAGATCGTTGTCGTAGCCGCCGCCGATGACGGCTGCCACCGGTATGCCCCGCTTCAGACAGAGGCCCAGCACCGCGCGGTCGCGCTCGAACAATCCCCGGTCGGTGAGGGCGAGCTTGCCCAGTTTGTCGCTGCGGTGAGGATCGACCCCGGCGTCGTAGAGCACCAGGTCGGGGCGGACGGTCTCGATGAGCCCCGGCAGATGCTCGTTCAGGACGCGCAGGTAGGCATCGTCGTCCAACCCTACGGGCAGCGGGACGTCCAGATCGCTGCGCTGCTTGCGGCCGGGGAAATTTTGTTCGCAGTGCATCGAGAAGGTGAACACCCCGGGTTCGTCCGCGAAAATCCAGGCGGTGCCGTCGCCCTGGTGCACATCGAGATCGACGACGAGCACGCGGCGCACCTGTCCCTCGGCCAACAGCACCCGGGCGCTCACCGCCAGATCGTTGAAGATGCAAAAGCCGGAACCAAAGTCCGCAAAGGCGTGGTGGGTGCCGCCGCAGGTGTTGCAGGCGAGACCGTGGCTGAGGGCGAGCCGGGCCGTCAGGATCGTGCCGCCCACGGCGGTGCAGGTGCGCTCGACTAGAGCCGGACTCCAGGGCAGGCCGATGCGCCGAAATTCTTGAGCACTTAAGATCCCTGCGCAAAAATCGGCGACGTAGCGCGGCGCGTGCACCAGCGTCAGCCACTCCCAACCGGCCCGCTCCGGCTCCCAGAATTGCTGCGGCCGGGCGACACCGTGGTTGAGCAGATAGTGATAGAGGCGGCTGAATTTGCCCATCGGAAAGCGATGGGCCGGGGGTAAGCTCGCTTCGTAGCGGGGGCTGTAGACGAAGGGCAATTCCATAAAAGGTGCCAAATGTCAGCAGGCGCACCCTGACATCTGGCTAATCGCCGATGATTTCAGGTTCGTTCATTTCGTCGGACATCTCGAAGATGGCCCGCAGCACCGGCTTGAAGTTGCCGTCGTCGTCGTTGAGATCTTCGTAGCGGCGGCGCTTGGCACGGTTGGCCACCTGGACGGTGATGCGATAGCGGTTGGCGGCGGCGTCGACCAGTTGCTCGACGCGGCGCATCAACTCTGCGGTTTCAACCACCGGCTGGTTCATCGGGTATTTCCTCAAACAACAGACGTTCTACTGCTTCGACGGCCGCCGCCAGTTTGTCGTTGACCACCTGGTAATCGAAGCGGTCGGCCAGGGCCAGTTCTTCACAGGCGCGCGCCAGACGGCGCTCGATGGCCTCCGGAGCCTCGGTGCCGCGGGAGCGCAGGCGCTCCGCCAGCACCGCCAGCGAAGGCGGGCGAATGAATACCAGCATAGCCGCCGGGAAGTTGTTTTTGACCTGCAGCGCCCCTTGCACTTCGATTTCGAGGACCACCGGCTCGCCCACTGCGAGCCGTTCGAGCACCGGAGTCTTGGGAGTGCCGTAGTAGTTGCCGACATAGCAGGCCCACTCCAGCAGATTATCGGTGGCGATCCATTCTTCGAATTCGGCAATGCTCAAAAAGCGATAGTCCGTGCCGTCGACCTCGCCGGGGCGCGGAGCGCGGGTGGTGGCCGACACCGAGACATAGAGCCCCGGGTGGCGCTCGCGCACCTCCTGCAAAATCGTGTCTTTGCCCACGCCGCTCGGGCCGGTGAGCACCATCAGCCTACTCAAGGGCCGCCCCGCAGGCGATCCGCCGGATCGCCGATAAAATGGCAGGGCCTGAAGCGCAGTGTTCCAATCCAATGGGCCGGACGTCCATACAAGCAGGTACAGCATTTCCCGCATCCCATCGTAACGCGCCCGCCTCCAGGGGGCGGGGCACGCAGGAGCAGGGCTGAGCATGCAAGCCGTCGATTTTACGGCCCTCAGCGCAGCACGCGCCGAAATCCAATCGGCATGGATTCCGGCGCGCGTTGAGCAGATTCGCCAGGACGACTATCAGACTATCAAGCTGCAACTGAAAACCTTTGCCGCCCAGCGCTGGCTGGTGGCCAGCTGCCACCCCCAGGCGGCCCGGCTGCACATGGGCGAAGCGAGCCGGGGCAAGGGGGCGCGCTTTTCCTTTGCTTCGACCCTGCATCAGTACCTGGGGGGCCGGGTGCTGGTGCGCTGTGTGCAGCCGCAGTGGGAGCGGATCGTGCGGCTGGGTTTCGCCCGTCGCCCCGAGCAGGAGCCGGAGGTGGAACTGCATGTCGAGGTGATGGGCAAGTACAGCAACATCGTCCTCACCGATCCGGGCGGCCAGATCCTGGCTCTGGCCCACTCGGTGTCGGCCGCCCAGTCGCGGGTGCGGCCTTTGCTGTTGGGAGAAATCTACCAGTCGCCGCCGCCCTTGAGTGGTCCCATCCCCAACCCCGACGAACCCTTTGCAAGCTGGTGCGCCCGGCTTTCGGTGGTGCCCGGTCCTTTTGCCCCCGCTTTGTTTAAGGCTTACCGCGGGGTCAGCCAGACCCTTGCCCAGCAGATGCTCGCCGAGGCGCATCTACCCACAAAAGTGGATGTTGTCGAACTTACAGAAATCGACTGGCGGAGGCTCTGGGAACTCTGGCGGCAGTGGCTCGCCTGCCTCGTGCAGGGCAGCTACCGCCCCGGCTGGACCACCGGCGGCTACACGGTGCTCGGTTGGGATCTGCGCGCCCCCGAGCGCAGCGTGCACACCCTGCTAGATCGCTACTACACCGCCCAGTTGCAGGTGGACCTGCTGCGCGCCCGCCGCTCGCGGTTGCAACAGATCCTCAAAGCGGCCCTTGCCAAGGCCGTCAAGCGGCGCGTGGCCCTTGAGCAGATGCTCGCCGGTGCCGCCGAGGGTGAGCGCCACAAGCAGATGGCCGATTTATTGATGGCCCACCTGCACCAGGGGGCCGAGCCGGGGGCCCAGCGCGTCGTGCTGGAGGACTTCGAAAGCGGCGAACCTGTCAATATTCCCCTCGATCCGACCAAAGACCTGGTGGCCAACGCCCAGGCTTACTACCGCCTGCACCGCAAGGCGAAGCGCGCCCAGCAGGCAGTGGCGCCGCTGTTGGAGCAAGCCCGCGAGGAGGTGGCTTATCTGGAGCAAGTCGGTGCCACCGTCGAACTATTGGGCGAGAGCACCGACCTCGAAGCGCTGCTGGAAGTGGAAGAAGAACTGGTCCAGCAGAAGTATGTCGAGGCCAAAGAGAAGCCGGCCACATCCGCTGAGACTGTGCCCTTTCACCGCTTTCTTCTAGAAGGCGAGCGTCTCGTGCTGGTGGGACGCAACAACCGCCAGAACGACCGGCTCACTTTCGAAGTGGCCTCGCCCGCGGACTTGTGGTTTCATGCCCAGGAGATTCCCGGCTCCCACGTGGTGCTCAAATTGCCCCCCGGCCAGCAGGCCGACCCCGAGCAGATTCAACTGGCGGCCAACGTCGCCGCTTACTTCAGCCAGGCCCGCCAGAGCGCCTTTGTGCCGGTGATTTATACCGAGCGGCGCTTCGTGCGCAAACTCAAAGGCGGACGACCCGGCCTGGTCACCTTCCGCGACGAAAAAGTGATCTGGGGCAATCCCAACGCGCTTCCCGACAGAGGAACATAGAATCGCCCCAGCGCCTAACTTTTCTATGCCGGAGCCGCAACTCGACATTCCCCAGGCACTGCCTTTGTTGCAGGCGCTCTGCTGGCAGACGGTGGGTCCATCCGGCCTGTCGCCGCGCGAAATGTTGCAGATCTACAGAACGCGGCTGCGGTTTCGGGGCGTGCTTGCCGACCTCGGCGAGCAGGAGCGCGCATTCCTCCAGAAATTGATTCACCGCTTTGGCTCGGATCTCGAGGTATCCCGCTAAACGAGAGCGACACCGCCGCATCATCTGGCAGGGGGCGCTCTAGGGTTTGAGGCCCGCCGGCACGCCGTTCGGGTACTGCTGCTTGATCGCCTCGGCGATGCGCTCCAGGCGCCGATCTGGGTCGGGGTGGGTGCTGAAAAATTCGGGCGGGCGGGCACCCCCCCCGGCCGCCTTCAGCGTGCGCATCACCGCCAGCAGCGAGCGCGGGTCGTAGCCCGCCTCGGCCATGTAGGTAATGGCGAGCCGGTCCGACTCCAGTTCGTCCTCGCGGCCGAAGCGCATGTTGACCAGTTGCCCGAGGGCGGCGGCCACCGCGGCGCTGTTGCGGCTGGACGGGTCGTAGGGGTCGTAGGTGGCGATCACCGCCGCCCCGGTGAGGCCCTGGGTCAACTGCTGCTTGGCCAGTTGCTCGGCGCCGTGGCGGCCCACCACGTGGCCGATTTCGTGGGCGAGGACGCCCGCCAGTTCGCCTTCGCTTTTAAGGCGGCCCAGCAGCGCGCTGGTAATAAAGATCTGGCCCCCGGGCAGGGCAAAGGCGTTCACCGTGCGCGGGTCGTCGAGCAGATGAAATTTGAAGCGGTAGGGGCTGCGGCTTGCCGCAGTCCCGCGCACGAGCCGTTCGCCGACGCGATCGACCAGTTGCTGACCCTGGATGTCGCGCGAGGTGCCGCCGTACTGCCGCTGCAGTTGCGGCAGCGCCTGCAACCCGAGGGCAATCTCCTGCTCGGGGGTGATTGTGATGTTTTGCTTTTCACCGGTGACCGGGTTGAGCTGGGTGGAACTGAAGTAAGTAAACAAAGCGCCACCGGCCAAAACCAGTGCGATGAGAACGCGAAAAATACCGCCGCCGGAAGAACTGCCCATGGATGTAACGAATTGGATGGTGTGAAAAGCAGGTGCGTCGATTCGATTGAAAATGCGGTCGATCGTACCTGTGCGCAATCGGCAGCGACGAAGAACGAAGTACCCCTGCGAAGCCGCCGATGTCACGATACAATTTCACCCGCTCCAGTGCCATCATCCTGAGGACGCACCCGGCGTGCAGTGCACACCGAGAGCGGCGATATCTAGGGTCCGGCCAGCCATGCTGCTGCGGCGAGATCCTGGGCAATCAACCGGCCCTGGCGATCCAGCAGCACCGTGGCGACGGCCACCGTCCGTTCGGTGTACTTGCGCACGTACTCGACCGACCGGCCGCTCACCCGCTCCGCAAGCCCGGTATAGATCCTCTGCGCCCATCCCGCCGCCGCCAACAGGGCGCAGGCGGCATCGGCGGTGGGCGCTGCGAGCACGGTGCGCACCGTCTCAATGTCCGCTCCGGCGGCGGCGGCCCCGGCGGCGATCGCCTCCAGCCGCCCGTCGGCGATGTGGCTGCTGGTGTTGAAGATGCCTGCGGCGAGCTTGACGAGCTTGCCCTGGTAACCCAGAAGCAGCACCGACTCGACTCCCAGCATCCCCGCCTCCACCAGCAGCGCTCCAATCCAGTTGCCCGTCTGCACCGTGGCGCCCTGATCGAGGCCCAACCGCCCGGCCGCCTGCAGACCGCTTGCACCGATACAAAAAACCAGACGGCGCTCGCGTTCGGCCCGCTCCCGCAGCGCCGCGCGAAAGCTCTCCAGGTGGTCGGCGGCGGACAGCGGCTGCGACAGACCGCTGGTGCCCAGCAGCGCCAGCCCTTCGAGGATGCCGAAGGCGGCGTTGGAGGTGCGCAAGGCGAGGGCCCGCCCCTCCGGCAAAATAAAGCGCACCGTGGCGGTCCGGCCCGCCGGCACCAGCGGAGCGACGTTTGCCTCCATCAGCTGCCGGGCGTAGCGGTAGATGGCCGCCTCGCCCGCTGCGGTGCGGCCCAGCCCCTCCCCGGCCTCCAGCCGCAGCACTGCACCGGTGCCCTCCTCCAGGTGCACCCAGGCCCAGACCGGCGTGTGGCGGGTCAGATCCAGGTTGTCGCCCGGATCGCTGCGGGTTATCCCGAGGGCCGTTTTAGCGTCCAGCCGTGCCACCTGATCGATGGGAATGGCGGCTTGTTCACCCAGCAAATCGAGCTGTACCAATACGCAGGGCGCTTTTTCAAGCAAATGGAGCAGCGCCGCCCGGGCGGCGGCGGCGGCAAAAACAGGCAAAGTGTAACCGGTGCGGGACATCAGAATCGGCACGCGCCAGATAGCGGCGTCGCCCATCTTATGTCACGATCCCATAACAATCAAATCTCCTGCCGCTCGAATCTATAGAATTCCCTCTGTAAAGGGACTACATTTGTGATCGCTTGAAAAGCAGCTATCGACGTATCGAAAAGCTTGCCGTGACGTCAAGCCCAGCCTGCTTTTCATCGGTTTTTACACCCGCACCTGTACGAGACGCTCTGCATGTCTCCAGTCGGTATTCGCTCCCCCCAAACCGGGCGTCGTTCGCTTGCCAAGCAGGGCAAGTTGTGGATGCTTTTGGTGGGGATCAACGATTACCAGGACGCAACATTTGCCGGATTGCGCTACTGCGTGGCCGATTGCCAGGGCATTCACGCCGCCCTGCTCGATGCGACTCCCAACTTCAGCGGCCGTGAGTGTTTTATCTTTCACGACCGGGGGGTGAGCGCTCCGCTGGCGGCCGGTGTCCTCGCCGCCCTCGAGCAGATTGCCGAGCGGGCGCAGCCGGAGGACACGCTGCTGTTTTATTTTTGCGGCCACGGGGTGATCGACCCGGTCACCCGGCAGGCGGTGCTGTGCCTGGCGGACACCCGCGCCGAGGCACCCGCCGGGACGGGGCTGGAGTTGCAGCGGTTGCTC
Protein-coding sequences here:
- a CDS encoding histone deacetylase, producing the protein MELPFVYSPRYEASLPPAHRFPMGKFSRLYHYLLNHGVARPQQFWEPERAGWEWLTLVHAPRYVADFCAGILSAQEFRRIGLPWSPALVERTCTAVGGTILTARLALSHGLACNTCGGTHHAFADFGSGFCIFNDLAVSARVLLAEGQVRRVLVVDLDVHQGDGTAWIFADEPGVFTFSMHCEQNFPGRKQRSDLDVPLPVGLDDDAYLRVLNEHLPGLIETVRPDLVLYDAGVDPHRSDKLGKLALTDRGLFERDRAVLGLCLKRGIPVAAVIGGGYDNDLDALVARHALLHRAAAEVYHRA
- a CDS encoding DNA-directed RNA polymerase subunit omega, with product MNQPVVETAELMRRVEQLVDAAANRYRITVQVANRAKRRRYEDLNDDDGNFKPVLRAIFEMSDEMNEPEIIGD
- the gmk gene encoding guanylate kinase, with amino-acid sequence MVLTGPSGVGKDTILQEVRERHPGLYVSVSATTRAPRPGEVDGTDYRFLSIAEFEEWIATDNLLEWACYVGNYYGTPKTPVLERLAVGEPVVLEIEVQGALQVKNNFPAAMLVFIRPPSLAVLAERLRSRGTEAPEAIERRLARACEELALADRFDYQVVNDKLAAAVEAVERLLFEEIPDEPAGG
- a CDS encoding Rqc2 family fibronectin-binding protein; its protein translation is MQAVDFTALSAARAEIQSAWIPARVEQIRQDDYQTIKLQLKTFAAQRWLVASCHPQAARLHMGEASRGKGARFSFASTLHQYLGGRVLVRCVQPQWERIVRLGFARRPEQEPEVELHVEVMGKYSNIVLTDPGGQILALAHSVSAAQSRVRPLLLGEIYQSPPPLSGPIPNPDEPFASWCARLSVVPGPFAPALFKAYRGVSQTLAQQMLAEAHLPTKVDVVELTEIDWRRLWELWRQWLACLVQGSYRPGWTTGGYTVLGWDLRAPERSVHTLLDRYYTAQLQVDLLRARRSRLQQILKAALAKAVKRRVALEQMLAGAAEGERHKQMADLLMAHLHQGAEPGAQRVVLEDFESGEPVNIPLDPTKDLVANAQAYYRLHRKAKRAQQAVAPLLEQAREEVAYLEQVGATVELLGESTDLEALLEVEEELVQQKYVEAKEKPATSAETVPFHRFLLEGERLVLVGRNNRQNDRLTFEVASPADLWFHAQEIPGSHVVLKLPPGQQADPEQIQLAANVAAYFSQARQSAFVPVIYTERRFVRKLKGGRPGLVTFRDEKVIWGNPNALPDRGT
- a CDS encoding M48 family metallopeptidase yields the protein MGSSSGGGIFRVLIALVLAGGALFTYFSSTQLNPVTGEKQNITITPEQEIALGLQALPQLQRQYGGTSRDIQGQQLVDRVGERLVRGTAASRSPYRFKFHLLDDPRTVNAFALPGGQIFITSALLGRLKSEGELAGVLAHEIGHVVGRHGAEQLAKQQLTQGLTGAAVIATYDPYDPSSRNSAAVAAALGQLVNMRFGREDELESDRLAITYMAEAGYDPRSLLAVMRTLKAAGGGARPPEFFSTHPDPDRRLERIAEAIKQQYPNGVPAGLKP
- the cbiD gene encoding cobalt-precorrin-5B (C(1))-methyltransferase CbiD; this encodes MSRTGYTLPVFAAAAARAALLHLLEKAPCVLVQLDLLGEQAAIPIDQVARLDAKTALGITRSDPGDNLDLTRHTPVWAWVHLEEGTGAVLRLEAGEGLGRTAAGEAAIYRYARQLMEANVAPLVPAGRTATVRFILPEGRALALRTSNAAFGILEGLALLGTSGLSQPLSAADHLESFRAALRERAERERRLVFCIGASGLQAAGRLGLDQGATVQTGNWIGALLVEAGMLGVESVLLLGYQGKLVKLAAGIFNTSSHIADGRLEAIAAGAAAAGADIETVRTVLAAPTADAACALLAAAGWAQRIYTGLAERVSGRSVEYVRKYTERTVAVATVLLDRQGRLIAQDLAAAAWLAGP